One segment of Streptomyces sp. NBC_00576 DNA contains the following:
- a CDS encoding 5-oxoprolinase/urea amidolyase family protein has protein sequence MTFDTLLVANRGEIAVRIIRTARELGLRTVAVYSDPDRSAPHVRLADEAVRLGPAPAKESYLDADLVLAAAKVTGAGAIHPGYGFLSEDADFARRCEAAGIVFVGPTPGQLELFGAKHTARAAAEAAGVPLAPGTGLLASLDEAYEQAAAIGYPVMLKATGGGGGIGMSACASAAELADAWERVQRVAAASFSSAGVFLERLVERARHVEVQVFGDSEGRVVTFGDRDCSLQRRNQKVVEEAPAPGIPAHVRTQLADAARGLCASVGYRSAGTVEFVYDAAREEAYFLEVNTRLQVEHPVTEEIYGVDLVAWMLRLARGERDVVRDPGTPRGHAVEARVYAEDPSREHRPSAGLLTRVEFPGGVRIDGWVETGTEVTTSYDPMLAKVIAYGADRAHALRRLDEALARIRVDGIETNLGLVRAALANRDFRSATHSTATLAGVSDPTARVEVVSGGTLTTVQDWPGRTGYWQVGVPPCGPMDDRSFRLGNRALGNDEGAPGLECTLQGPALRFTHPTTVCVTGAPTPVTLDGTPVAQWEPVTVPAGAVLAIGAPSEQGLRTYVLFAGGGLDVPPFLGSAATFTLGRFGGHGGRALRTGDVLHGGTATESGAPVPPADRPEFASPWHIGAVEGPHAAPEFFTEEDIHDFYAADWKVHFNSARTGVRLVGPKPRWARTDGGEAGLHPSNIHDTPYSVGAVDYTGDMPVLLGPDGPSLGGFVCPATVLSTERWKLGQLRPGDTVRFAPVDTTGVRRAAIVDGGVLARDGDITYRRSGDDNLLVEFGPMQLDLALRMRVHALMEAVTELDLDGVTDLTPGIRSLQIQADPALLPQPELLAAIRQTATALPPADRLTVPSRTVHLPLSWDDPATREAIARYMAGVRDDAPWCPWNIEFIRRVNGLDSVDDVYRTVFEAEYLVLGLGDVYLGAPVATPLDPRHRLVTTKYNPARTWTAENSVGIGGAYLCVYGMEGPGGYQFVGRTTQVWSGWQQRGAFEPGSPWLLRFFDRIKWYAVEPDELLELRADITSGRFVPRIEEGVFSLAEYEEFLTENAESIAEFRTRQGAAFSTERDAWEAAGEFTRAEAATGPPAPSPEVTVPAGGHLIEAEFAASVWQLNVSPGDEVTAGQPLLALEAMKMESRVHAPISGVVHEILTRPGAQVEAGTALIVLTPTT, from the coding sequence TCATCCGTACGGCACGGGAGCTGGGCCTGCGCACGGTCGCGGTCTACTCCGACCCCGACCGCTCCGCCCCGCACGTCCGGCTCGCCGACGAGGCGGTCCGGCTCGGGCCGGCGCCCGCGAAAGAGTCGTATCTCGACGCCGACCTGGTGCTGGCGGCGGCCAAGGTGACGGGCGCGGGGGCGATCCATCCCGGGTACGGCTTCCTGTCCGAGGACGCCGACTTCGCTCGGCGCTGCGAGGCCGCCGGGATCGTGTTCGTGGGGCCTACGCCGGGTCAGCTGGAGCTGTTCGGCGCGAAGCACACGGCCCGGGCGGCGGCCGAGGCGGCGGGGGTGCCGCTGGCGCCGGGCACGGGCTTGTTGGCCTCCCTCGACGAGGCGTACGAACAGGCCGCCGCCATCGGCTATCCCGTGATGCTCAAGGCGACCGGCGGGGGCGGCGGCATCGGCATGTCGGCCTGCGCCTCGGCCGCCGAACTCGCCGACGCCTGGGAGCGGGTGCAGCGCGTCGCCGCCGCCTCCTTCTCCTCGGCCGGCGTCTTCCTGGAACGGCTCGTCGAACGCGCCCGCCATGTCGAGGTACAGGTCTTCGGCGACAGCGAGGGCCGGGTCGTCACCTTCGGCGACCGCGACTGCTCACTCCAGCGCCGCAACCAGAAGGTGGTGGAGGAGGCCCCGGCGCCCGGGATCCCCGCGCATGTACGCACCCAACTTGCCGACGCTGCCCGTGGCTTGTGCGCATCGGTCGGCTATCGCTCCGCCGGAACCGTGGAGTTCGTGTACGACGCCGCCCGTGAGGAGGCGTACTTCCTGGAGGTCAACACCCGGCTCCAGGTGGAACATCCGGTCACGGAGGAGATCTACGGCGTCGACCTCGTCGCCTGGATGCTGCGACTGGCCCGCGGTGAGCGGGACGTCGTACGGGATCCTGGCACCCCCCGCGGTCACGCCGTCGAGGCCCGTGTCTACGCCGAGGACCCCTCCCGCGAACACCGGCCCAGCGCGGGCCTGTTGACGCGGGTGGAGTTCCCGGGCGGGGTGCGGATCGACGGCTGGGTGGAGACGGGCACCGAGGTGACCACGTCGTACGACCCGATGCTCGCGAAGGTGATCGCGTACGGCGCCGACCGGGCGCACGCGCTGCGCCGACTCGACGAGGCGCTGGCCCGCATCCGGGTCGACGGCATCGAGACGAACCTGGGCCTGGTACGGGCGGCGCTGGCGAACCGGGACTTCCGCTCCGCGACGCACTCGACGGCGACCCTGGCCGGAGTGAGCGACCCGACCGCGCGTGTCGAGGTCGTCTCCGGCGGGACGCTCACCACCGTCCAGGACTGGCCGGGCCGCACCGGCTACTGGCAGGTGGGCGTGCCTCCGTGCGGCCCGATGGACGACCGTTCCTTCCGGCTCGGCAACCGCGCCCTGGGCAACGACGAGGGCGCCCCCGGCCTCGAATGCACCCTCCAGGGCCCGGCGTTGAGGTTCACACACCCCACGACGGTGTGCGTGACCGGGGCCCCGACACCGGTCACGCTGGACGGCACGCCGGTCGCGCAGTGGGAGCCGGTGACGGTACCGGCGGGTGCCGTACTGGCGATCGGCGCCCCGTCGGAACAGGGCCTGCGGACGTACGTGCTCTTCGCGGGCGGCGGCCTGGACGTACCGCCGTTCCTCGGCAGCGCGGCCACCTTCACCCTGGGCAGGTTCGGCGGGCACGGCGGCCGGGCGCTGCGCACCGGCGACGTCCTGCACGGCGGAACGGCGACGGAGTCGGGGGCGCCGGTTCCACCGGCCGATCGCCCGGAGTTCGCCTCGCCCTGGCACATCGGCGCCGTCGAAGGCCCGCACGCGGCACCGGAGTTCTTCACCGAGGAGGACATCCACGACTTCTACGCGGCCGACTGGAAGGTCCACTTCAACTCGGCCCGCACGGGCGTACGGCTGGTCGGTCCCAAGCCCCGCTGGGCGCGCACCGACGGTGGTGAGGCGGGCCTGCACCCGTCCAACATCCACGACACGCCGTACTCCGTGGGCGCCGTCGACTACACGGGCGACATGCCGGTCCTGCTGGGCCCGGACGGTCCCTCCCTCGGCGGCTTCGTGTGCCCGGCGACCGTCCTCAGCACGGAACGCTGGAAACTGGGCCAACTGCGCCCCGGCGACACTGTCCGCTTCGCTCCGGTGGACACAACGGGCGTACGGCGGGCGGCGATTGTGGACGGGGGCGTACTGGCCCGGGACGGTGACATCACCTACCGCCGCAGCGGCGACGACAATCTGCTGGTCGAATTCGGACCCATGCAGCTCGACTTGGCGCTCCGGATGCGCGTCCACGCCCTGATGGAGGCAGTGACGGAACTGGACCTCGACGGGGTCACAGATCTGACGCCGGGCATCCGCTCCCTCCAGATCCAGGCGGACCCGGCCCTGCTCCCCCAGCCCGAACTACTCGCCGCCATACGGCAGACGGCGACCGCCCTGCCCCCCGCGGACCGCCTCACGGTCCCCTCCCGCACGGTCCACCTCCCCCTCTCCTGGGACGACCCGGCGACCCGGGAGGCGATCGCCCGCTACATGGCCGGCGTCCGCGACGACGCCCCCTGGTGCCCGTGGAACATCGAGTTCATCCGCCGCGTGAACGGACTGGACTCGGTCGACGACGTGTACCGCACGGTCTTCGAGGCGGAGTACCTCGTACTGGGCCTGGGAGACGTCTATCTGGGCGCCCCGGTGGCCACCCCGCTGGACCCCCGCCACCGCCTGGTGACGACGAAGTACAACCCCGCCCGCACCTGGACGGCGGAGAACTCGGTGGGCATCGGCGGCGCCTACCTGTGCGTCTACGGCATGGAGGGCCCCGGCGGCTACCAGTTCGTCGGCCGCACGACCCAGGTGTGGTCGGGCTGGCAGCAGCGCGGCGCGTTCGAACCGGGCTCACCGTGGCTGCTGCGATTCTTCGACCGCATCAAGTGGTACGCCGTCGAGCCGGACGAACTCCTCGAACTGCGCGCCGACATCACCTCGGGCCGCTTCGTCCCCCGCATCGAGGAGGGCGTCTTCTCCCTGGCGGAGTACGAGGAGTTCCTGACGGAGAACGCCGAGTCGATCGCGGAGTTCCGCACCCGCCAGGGCGCGGCCTTCTCGACGGAACGGGACGCGTGGGAAGCGGCGGGCGAGTTCACGAGGGCGGAAGCGGCGACGGGGCCTCCGGCCCCCTCCCCCGAGGTGACGGTACCGGCCGGGGGGCACCTGATCGAGGCTGAATTCGCCGCGTCGGTGTGGCAGTTGAACGTGTCGCCGGGCGACGAGGTGACAGCGGGCCAGCCGCTCCTGGCCCTGGAAGCCATGAAAATGGAATCCAGGGTGCACGCCCCGATATCAGGAGTGGTCCACGAGATCCTGACCAGACCGGGCGCCCAGGTGGAAGCTGGCACGGCCCTGATCGTCCTGACACCGACCACCTGA